CCGGAGGACTTCCACGGTTTGGACACTCCCGACGAGCTTGTCCAGCTGCTCAACCTACGCGGAGCTGCGGCGGCTCGCCCTTCCGCAGCCGGAATGAGCCAAGCAGTCATCGCGTACGTGCCGGTGCCGAAGGCAGATAGCTTTGCCGCCGACCTCGCCGATGACGGATTCCACGTAATCGAGATCATGACGGGTGATGTGGCAGGGCTCAAGGATCAGCCCGAGGGCTGACATTGCTTGATTAGTCTGCGGGCCAGGCGAACGTCACTTCACGAGTCTCCACATCCGCACGGATAAGTGACAACTTGGTCTCGATGCCTTCCTCTGGATGTCCCAACGATTGGCCCAGCACCGGAGGATCGGAGATGAACACGCGTGCCACCGACTTCGTCGGGTCGGACTGCAAAATCACGCCATCGAAATTGTGCCCCACCCAGGGCTGCAGCACCGTGGCTTCCGTCAGATTCAAACATGCCTTGTCCACTGTGTTCGCCAATTGCGATGTCCGCCCCATCGACTTCACCACGGCTGCCGCGTCGTCTTTCACCCACTGTGGAACCTCATAGCCACCAGAGATCGCCAAGCAAACTTCTGAAGCGTAGCGGTCGATGAGTCGTCGTAAAGGCGCGGTGACGTGCGAGTAGTAGCCGCCGATCCCTGCGTGTACCTCAGCATCTTTGGACTCGAGATCGACATAGCCGGAGCCACGCAAAAGCTTCTGGGCTTCTCGCATGACTGCCATTCCGCGCGGGGTGTCCGAATCGATCTGGGCCAAGAACTGGCCGATGGGCATACTGTTTTGCTCGTAGCCAAGAGCGTTGACCTCACGGCGGAACTCTGCTTCGGCCTCGCGCCCCGCAGGTCGGAGCGTGCGCAGGAAGCCGTGGCCTGCAGACTGCATCATCTGGCCCGCAGCCATGCCGGTGAGCAAGGAGATCTCGGAGTTGTAATCCATGATCGGATGCCGCGGCTCAATTTGCAGCTCATACTCGCCATCTTTGGTGTCTTCCACACGCACCGAGGGAAGTCGCAGGTTAATCGCGTCTCTGCGAAGCGACGACTCTTGGCGAAGCTTGCCTACCTCGGGAAGCAGCTCGATCGAAGGGTGGATTCTTCCTTGGTCTAGCTCAGCTTGCACGTGGTCATAGTCCAAGCGCGCAACGGAATGAATAGTGGCGCGTTCAACGGAAACGTCATCGATTTCGCCGTCGGCTGCGAGCTGGAAAGTCCACAGCACAGCAGGCCGATCCACGTCAGGCAGCAAAGATGCCGAGTCTTCTGACAGTTCCTCCGGATGCAATCGCGCAGGTTCATCTGGCAGGTAGATTGTTTGCCCGCGCACAATGGATTCGTCGCGAAGCAATGAGCCTGGCGCAACAAACGCCGCAACGTCGGCGATTGCGTACAACACACGATATCCGTCCCCCGAGCGCTCGATGAAGACAGCTTGATCAAGGTCTTTTGACCCCACGGGGTCGATGGTGACGAAAGGAACGTCGCGCGCGTCTCGGCGTGAGTCTGCGAACTGGTCGCGGGCGTTGGCGGCCGCTTCATGCAGCTCAGGGCTAAATGAAGTGGGGATCTTGAACTCTTTCGCGATTGGGCGAAAGTTCAGGGGCGCGGCATACAACTTCATAACAGGCCAGTATGCCAAAAAATGGGCGAATGAGCCGACCTGTAAGCCGGATTCTGTGCCCTTTCGGGCGGCGATCATCCATCTGGATCACCCATCGCTGAGTGTCTCAAGCAGCTACCTTCGGACTTGGGCGGGCAGCCTCGTAGCGTCCGAATAACCGCGCAGTGTGCGCAGTTTCTTGCCTTGCTCCCAGTGGGGTTTACCTGGCCGTGCGTGTCACCACGCGCGCCGGTGCGCTCTTACCGCACCCTTTCACCCTTACCCACGTTTGCCCGTGGGCGGTCTACTTTCTGTTGCACTTTCCCGCAAGTTGCCTCGGGTTGCCGTTAGCAACCACCGTGCCCTGTGGAGTCCGGACTTTCCTCGACCCCCGCTTCCCTACATTCGTATGGAGTTCGGGGAGCCGCGATCACCCGGCCAGCTCATTCGCGAGGCCCAACTTTACGCTCTTTGCAGCGCATTTCCCTAATTAATCAGGTGTGCTGTCTCGTTCACACGACGTACTACGGCGCTCTCTGTATAAAACTCCACCACGCTTATCGATGCCAAGTCGAGGAAAAGCCGCGAAAAAGTCTCTGCGCTCGATGCCAACCCTTGGCGGATAAAAGATTTCACTGGGGTGACGTGAGTGACTACCAGCACGGTTTTACCTGGGTAGCGTTCCTGTAGTTTTAGTCGCGCGCGGGTTACCCGCCGATGCATCGTTTGGATTGACTCCCCTCGCGGGGGTGCCTTGGCTGTGTTGCGCTGCCATTCCGCGTGCTCTTCTGGGTATCGCGCTACCGATTCCGCCATGGTCAGGCCATCGAAGACTCCAAAGTCCATCTCGCGCAGATCGTCCACAATCTCGACAGCTAGGCCGAGCGCCTCTGCGCAAAGGTGTGCCGTTTCCTGCGCACGAGTCATCGGCGAGGAAACGATGATGTCAATCTTTTCGGTCGCCGCGATCTGTGCAGCTGCTGCCCTCGCCTGCTCCTTGCCTGTTTCGGTGAGCACTGGGTCAGAGGATCCCGAGTAGCGGTGTTCTGCCGAATGCTCGGTCTGCCCGTGGCGCAAGAGCACAAACCTAGTCGGGCTTTCGTCCTTGCCGTACCACTGACTATGGGTACCTACCTCGTGAGTAGGCGCATCGGTTGGGCCTGCTAAACGGGGTGCAGCCTGCGGTGCGGCATTGTCCTGCGCTGGAGAGTTGTACAGGCTGTACTTTTCGACGACACCTTGTGCGGTTCCCTTGGCGGCCTCATCCATCGCCAGGTTTGATAGCTCGTCTGCCTTTTTGTTTTTGGCTCGGGGCACCCACGTGTAGGTCACCGAATTGAGGTCCTGTGCGATCTTTTGAGCCTCAAGCGCAAGTTTTTGCATGTCAGGATGCTTGATCTTCCAGCGCCCTGACATCTGCTCGACCACAAGCTTGGAGTCCATGTAGACATCTACGTCCGTGGCGCCTAGGTCACGGGCGCGCTCAAGCCCACGGACCAGCCCGTGGTATTCGGCGACGTTGTTGGTGGATTTCTTGCCGACGACGTAGACGATTTCGTCCAAAGTATTGCCGGCATCGTCGTACAGCACCGTTCCTGATCCAGCGATGCCCGGGTTGCCCCGCGAACCGCCGTCGGCGTACATCGTTACTTTCATCGGATGAGAATCGTTCCGCAGTTCGGGCAGGTGGCTAGTTCGTCGGCGGGCACGGCTTCTACTTCGGCGCGTTCTGAGGGTGGGAGCTGCAAGAAGCAACCTCCGCACATCCGGCCGTTGTAGGTTGCAGCGGAGACATCGTCGAAAAGTGAA
The Corynebacterium breve genome window above contains:
- a CDS encoding bifunctional RNase H/acid phosphatase, whose translation is MKVTMYADGGSRGNPGIAGSGTVLYDDAGNTLDEIVYVVGKKSTNNVAEYHGLVRGLERARDLGATDVDVYMDSKLVVEQMSGRWKIKHPDMQKLALEAQKIAQDLNSVTYTWVPRAKNKKADELSNLAMDEAAKGTAQGVVEKYSLYNSPAQDNAAPQAAPRLAGPTDAPTHEVGTHSQWYGKDESPTRFVLLRHGQTEHSAEHRYSGSSDPVLTETGKEQARAAAAQIAATEKIDIIVSSPMTRAQETAHLCAEALGLAVEIVDDLREMDFGVFDGLTMAESVARYPEEHAEWQRNTAKAPPRGESIQTMHRRVTRARLKLQERYPGKTVLVVTHVTPVKSFIRQGLASSAETFSRLFLDLASISVVEFYTESAVVRRVNETAHLIN
- a CDS encoding RNB domain-containing ribonuclease gives rise to the protein MKLYAAPLNFRPIAKEFKIPTSFSPELHEAAANARDQFADSRRDARDVPFVTIDPVGSKDLDQAVFIERSGDGYRVLYAIADVAAFVAPGSLLRDESIVRGQTIYLPDEPARLHPEELSEDSASLLPDVDRPAVLWTFQLAADGEIDDVSVERATIHSVARLDYDHVQAELDQGRIHPSIELLPEVGKLRQESSLRRDAINLRLPSVRVEDTKDGEYELQIEPRHPIMDYNSEISLLTGMAAGQMMQSAGHGFLRTLRPAGREAEAEFRREVNALGYEQNSMPIGQFLAQIDSDTPRGMAVMREAQKLLRGSGYVDLESKDAEVHAGIGGYYSHVTAPLRRLIDRYASEVCLAISGGYEVPQWVKDDAAAVVKSMGRTSQLANTVDKACLNLTEATVLQPWVGHNFDGVILQSDPTKSVARVFISDPPVLGQSLGHPEEGIETKLSLIRADVETREVTFAWPAD